In the Elusimicrobiota bacterium genome, one interval contains:
- a CDS encoding prepilin-type N-terminal cleavage/methylation domain-containing protein: protein MNKVYARESGFTLIELLITIVISSFIVFSIGMILIQTQLSWQKGRGTINQDADSRYCRLMIERELRKATSVYVGTPASAIRVWTIYGDTETIRQNGTNIELYSVATGSTLILLQDVVTLQFVLMPGSDCAQVNFTQRKVTDMSSGGAVSLNTSFVVQFRNKFT from the coding sequence ATGAATAAAGTATACGCGCGCGAGTCAGGGTTTACGTTGATAGAATTGCTGATAACAATAGTTATCAGTTCATTTATTGTTTTTAGTATCGGTATGATATTGATACAGACACAGCTTTCTTGGCAAAAAGGGAGAGGAACTATTAACCAGGATGCTGACTCGCGGTACTGTAGGTTGATGATTGAACGTGAGTTACGAAAAGCAACGTCGGTATATGTGGGTACTCCCGCAAGTGCGATACGGGTATGGACAATATACGGTGATACCGAAACTATCAGGCAAAACGGTACAAATATTGAGTTATATTCAGTAGCTACGGGAAGTACGCTGATCTTGCTGCAAGACGTGGTAACGTTGCAGTTTGTACTCATGCCGGGGTCTGATTGCGCTCAGGTTAATTTCACACAGAGGAAGGTAACAGATATGAGCAGCGGCGGTGCGGTGAGTTTAAACACAAGTTTTGTGGTTCAGTTTAGGAATAAATTTACGTAG
- the pilM gene encoding type IV pilus assembly protein PilM produces MIGIDIGSRYIKMCQAQKVGDEYRILAAVMYELPVNLEPEKLDNVIINAIKKMLKSDRFVTKDVAVSIGGGQVLVRKFLIPALPDNEVVEAVKLEAAQVTFVPLDTMKIDCQVLGKPDGKKIEVLFIGAPKQLVERQKEIVKAANLNLAIVDVDNLALANSLFAVAPECKKQSVLLLNVGHSQTNIIVLDRGNLGFSKNTNFGGKNITAEVQKQLKITYEKAESIKEQPPLWSKNALDMRSVLKNSTADLVEAVYRAIEYCTTQKIVKSVDKILMTGGTANMEGLDMLLSEALHMRVNRWQSLLRLEGKWNRELASFISIAFGLALREK; encoded by the coding sequence ATGATAGGTATTGACATTGGATCGAGGTACATAAAGATGTGCCAGGCGCAAAAAGTTGGGGATGAGTATCGCATCCTTGCGGCTGTTATGTATGAGCTCCCGGTTAATCTTGAACCCGAAAAACTCGATAATGTGATTATTAATGCAATTAAGAAAATGTTGAAGTCCGACAGGTTTGTTACAAAAGATGTAGCAGTCTCCATTGGCGGCGGACAAGTACTTGTCCGTAAATTTCTTATTCCCGCATTGCCGGATAACGAGGTGGTAGAAGCGGTTAAGCTTGAAGCTGCACAGGTAACTTTTGTGCCGTTGGATACTATGAAAATAGACTGCCAGGTGTTAGGAAAGCCGGATGGTAAAAAAATTGAAGTGTTGTTCATCGGTGCACCAAAACAGTTGGTTGAAAGGCAGAAAGAAATTGTTAAGGCTGCGAATTTGAACCTGGCAATTGTAGACGTGGATAATTTGGCGTTGGCAAACAGTTTGTTTGCCGTTGCGCCGGAATGTAAAAAACAGTCAGTGTTACTACTGAACGTCGGGCATAGCCAGACGAATATTATTGTATTGGACCGGGGTAACCTGGGATTCTCAAAAAATACTAATTTTGGCGGTAAAAATATTACGGCTGAGGTACAGAAACAGTTAAAGATTACTTATGAGAAAGCGGAAAGTATAAAGGAACAGCCGCCTTTATGGAGTAAAAACGCGTTGGATATGAGGAGTGTTTTGAAAAACAGTACCGCTGACCTGGTAGAAGCTGTTTACCGGGCTATAGAGTATTGTACAACACAGAAAATTGTTAAAAGTGTAGACAAAATCCTTATGACCGGCGGGACTGCTAATATGGAAGGTTTGGATATGCTGCTTTCAGAAGCGTTGCATATGAGGGTTAACCGCTGGCAATCGTTGCTCAGGCTGGAAGGTAAGTGGAATAGAGAATTAGCGTCATTCATAAGCATAGCATTCGGGCTGGCGCTGCGGGAAAAGTAA
- a CDS encoding secretin N-terminal domain-containing protein: MKKALAVLLGIMMCLPMSYAAEEKITLGFNSSVMLGTVLDVLSAKGNRKFITDAQLSRKEVIINLKNVTIDEALDALLDIYDLYYVKQPSTDIYIIKSKAEGTVTTVSQTFFLNYASAKDLVAVLTPKLTRGGTMSADERTNCLIVNDMSDNIDKIGALLKMVDIPTMQVLLEAKIVDVKTDTAMKWGIDISNLYRMGTFVQNPLEFERRKILSGLGQNYDLLPAAITPDGTYQQTFTPGLSASAKFKFNIIQDGYNVDALIEAMKMNGGANVLSNPKLLVLNNEEATIHIVDEVPYEEKTQTEDGKTMVSTQFKEIGIKLRVKPQINRDGTIVLNVTPEQSFRTGESLGNVPIINTSKVATTFMLKNRETAVIGGLIRVTESKTQYKVPLLGDIPYIGYLFQKYSKETGRTELTIFITANIVEQ, from the coding sequence GTGAAAAAAGCGTTAGCTGTATTATTAGGGATAATGATGTGCTTACCTATGAGTTATGCGGCTGAAGAAAAAATTACGCTGGGGTTTAATTCATCAGTAATGCTCGGAACTGTGCTTGATGTATTAAGTGCAAAAGGTAACCGAAAGTTTATTACCGATGCGCAGCTTTCAAGAAAAGAAGTTATTATTAACCTAAAGAATGTCACTATAGACGAGGCGCTTGACGCGCTGCTTGATATTTATGATTTGTATTATGTTAAACAGCCTAGCACAGATATTTATATTATTAAAAGTAAGGCGGAGGGAACTGTAACAACGGTATCACAAACCTTTTTCCTGAATTACGCATCGGCAAAGGATTTGGTTGCTGTATTAACGCCAAAACTTACCCGCGGAGGAACTATGAGCGCGGATGAGCGGACAAACTGTCTTATCGTTAACGATATGTCGGATAATATTGATAAGATAGGCGCGTTATTAAAAATGGTTGATATCCCGACTATGCAGGTGTTGCTGGAAGCAAAAATTGTTGATGTAAAAACCGATACTGCAATGAAATGGGGTATTGATATTTCCAATCTTTACCGCATGGGTACTTTTGTGCAGAATCCGTTGGAGTTTGAACGGAGGAAGATTTTGAGCGGGTTAGGGCAGAACTACGACCTCCTGCCTGCTGCTATCACTCCGGATGGGACTTATCAGCAGACATTTACACCGGGGTTGTCCGCAAGCGCGAAGTTTAAGTTCAATATTATACAGGATGGATACAACGTTGATGCGTTGATCGAAGCGATGAAGATGAATGGCGGGGCGAATGTGTTGAGTAACCCGAAACTGCTGGTTTTAAACAACGAAGAAGCGACGATACATATTGTGGATGAAGTGCCCTATGAAGAAAAAACTCAGACTGAAGACGGGAAAACAATGGTTTCCACGCAGTTTAAGGAAATAGGAATAAAGTTGCGTGTGAAACCGCAGATAAACCGGGATGGTACAATAGTATTGAATGTTACACCTGAACAAAGTTTTCGTACCGGCGAGTCACTGGGAAATGTGCCAATCATTAATACCAGCAAGGTAGCAACAACGTTTATGCTGAAGAACCGTGAGACCGCGGTTATCGGCGGATTGATACGAGTGACAGAGTCAAAGACTCAGTATAAAGTGCCGTTGCTGGGCGATATTCCGTATATCGGGTATCTTTTTCAAAAATATAGTAAGGAAACCGGGCGGACGGAATTAACAATATTTATTACTGCCAACATAGTTGAGCAGTAA
- a CDS encoding pilus assembly PilX N-terminal domain-containing protein: MKNNKGVVLILVIIFNVILSLTGLAFLYMSSNERIFVQDEVQRYRALYVAEAGFERAKSWLQCLSQDQKVAGEINPFNGEVIFEPIPAAAQGKYSVSIVPDSGNSGKVEKLYVVTSSGSVGNVIKVIKARIKIVNFARFAFFSDMEYPGGATHLGNNWKDRIWTTTADIFSGPVHSNDELSICGQPQFSKNLLTGRYEVSTSSDIFYFNCKQSRTDGGTGDPLNLPSGLYPKVDRINMFKDWNLARLKSVAQTKSGLVLVGDQNIVLYNTYLTHNGASWPIPSEASTSAALVFVTGNVTIKSNKNISGEVTKLQRYLTIVSSGSSAANGKMFVTGSINVDTNTLSSEGMLGLVASNDIIVNVPVSENQVAIQAIMMTYKSFWADGWDTKFKPPTNPTAGYVGIKGEIDILGGLIQGVRSCVGQAYASSYASDLKTGYKKNFVYDKRVLNRQPPYFPRYFEVKPFVWWEEPMKRI, encoded by the coding sequence GTGAAAAATAACAAAGGCGTAGTATTAATTCTGGTAATAATATTTAATGTGATACTTTCACTTACGGGATTGGCGTTTCTTTATATGTCCAGTAATGAACGAATATTTGTGCAGGATGAAGTTCAGCGTTACCGTGCTTTATACGTTGCGGAAGCAGGGTTTGAACGCGCTAAGTCGTGGTTACAGTGTTTGTCTCAGGATCAGAAGGTTGCGGGTGAAATTAATCCTTTTAACGGCGAGGTTATATTCGAACCCATCCCGGCTGCGGCACAAGGAAAGTATAGCGTGTCAATTGTGCCCGACAGCGGGAATTCAGGGAAAGTGGAAAAACTGTATGTGGTAACCTCATCCGGTTCGGTGGGTAATGTTATTAAAGTTATTAAAGCCAGGATAAAAATTGTTAATTTTGCGAGGTTCGCGTTTTTTAGTGATATGGAGTATCCCGGCGGGGCGACACATCTGGGAAATAACTGGAAGGATAGAATTTGGACAACTACAGCGGATATTTTTAGCGGGCCGGTACATTCTAATGACGAATTAAGTATCTGCGGGCAGCCGCAGTTCAGTAAGAACTTGTTGACTGGACGGTATGAGGTGTCCACGTCATCGGATATATTTTATTTTAATTGTAAACAAAGCAGGACAGATGGCGGGACCGGTGATCCGCTTAATCTGCCATCGGGTTTATACCCAAAAGTTGACCGTATAAATATGTTTAAAGACTGGAACCTGGCACGGTTAAAAAGTGTTGCGCAGACAAAAAGTGGGCTGGTTCTTGTTGGGGATCAGAATATTGTTTTGTATAATACTTACTTAACGCATAACGGTGCGTCATGGCCTATACCATCAGAGGCTAGTACTAGCGCGGCGTTAGTGTTTGTAACCGGTAATGTTACGATAAAGAGTAATAAAAACATTTCTGGAGAAGTGACGAAACTTCAGAGGTATTTGACAATAGTGTCTTCCGGTTCTTCAGCGGCTAATGGTAAAATGTTTGTTACCGGTAGTATTAATGTTGATACAAACACGTTGAGTAGCGAAGGAATGCTGGGTTTAGTTGCGAGTAATGATATTATTGTAAATGTTCCGGTATCGGAAAATCAGGTGGCTATTCAAGCGATAATGATGACTTACAAAAGTTTTTGGGCTGATGGGTGGGATACAAAGTTTAAACCGCCGACTAATCCTACAGCAGGATATGTCGGGATTAAGGGTGAAATAGATATCTTAGGAGGGTTGATACAGGGTGTAAGAAGTTGTGTCGGCCAGGCGTATGCATCGTCGTACGCGTCAGATTTAAAGACTGGGTACAAAAAAAATTTTGTGTATGACAAACGTGTGCTTAATAGGCAACCACCGTATTTCCCGCGGTATTTTGAAGTAAAACCGTTTGTGTGGTGGGAAGAACCGATGAAAAGGATTTAA